Proteins from a genomic interval of Helicoverpa zea isolate HzStark_Cry1AcR chromosome 13, ilHelZeax1.1, whole genome shotgun sequence:
- the LOC124635690 gene encoding FMRFamide-related peptides, whose product MSCSRSIALLAALWLVVGATSSPVRRSPDLEARRRSAIDRSMIRFGRSYPQEPSAADLREAFQRPTRRGNSFLRFGRSQPLTLSTDDLVSLLRAYEEDYDTPMTKKSASFVRFGRDPNFIRLGRSAEDEKSAFEQNSELVVSGYPQRKSRARDHFIRLGRDSEEMNENELEESEDSRRKRSVEACHDCQS is encoded by the exons ATGAGTTGTTCCCGAAGCATTGCGCTGTTGGCGGCGTTGTGGCTGGTGGTGGGAGCCACCTCCTCCCCCGTCAGGAGATCACCAGATCTTGAGGCGAGACGTAGAAGTGCTATCGACAGGAGTATGATTAG GTTCGGCCGTTCATACCCCCAAGAGCCTTCAGCAGCAGACCTTAGAGAAGCCTTCCAGCGCCCCACACGTAGAGGGAACAGTTTCCTCCGCTTCGGCCGCTCGCAACCCCTCACCCTCTCCACCGACGACCTAGTCTCCCTCCTCAGAGCATACGAAGAGGACTACGACACCCCCATGACGAAAAAATCCGCCAGCTTCGTCCGTTTTGGACGGGACCCTAACTTCATCAGGCTAGGCCGTTCCGCTGAAGACGAAAAGAGTGCTTTTGAGCAGAATTCTGAGCTGGTGGTCAGTGGATATCCTCAGAGGAAGAGCCGAGCGAGGGATCACTTCATCAGGCTTGGAAGGGACAGTGAGGAGATGAACGAGAATGAGTTGGAAGAGAGTGAGGATAGCAGACGGAAGAGGTCCGTTGAGGCATGCCATGACTGCCAGTCGTAA